One stretch of Streptomyces sp. NBC_01363 DNA includes these proteins:
- a CDS encoding S16 family serine protease gives MLTRLSRPRALVLCALPVLALFGVAAFAPLPFTLAQPGSTANVLGDDHGTPVISIKGAPTRTTEGELRMTTIVATGPTADVGIGDVIDSWFRTDRAVLPRDSVYPTGGSEKEIEKHNLDDMVKSQDSAVDAALNYLGKKPGSVDVTLHLADVGGPSAGLFFALGIVDKLDGDGSGGDLTGGRTVAGTGTIQANGEVGAVGGVSLKTQAARRDGATVFLVPKAECREAGAELPKGLRLIPVTTLKNAVSSLRALEQGHKVPSC, from the coding sequence GTGCTCACTCGTCTCTCGCGCCCCCGTGCCCTCGTCCTGTGCGCCCTGCCCGTCCTCGCCCTGTTCGGCGTGGCCGCCTTCGCACCGCTGCCGTTCACCCTGGCGCAGCCCGGCTCGACGGCGAACGTGCTCGGGGACGATCACGGCACGCCCGTGATCAGCATCAAGGGCGCACCCACCCGCACCACCGAGGGTGAACTGCGGATGACGACGATCGTCGCGACCGGGCCGACCGCCGATGTCGGCATCGGCGATGTGATCGACAGCTGGTTCCGTACGGACCGGGCGGTCCTGCCCCGTGACTCCGTCTACCCGACCGGTGGCTCCGAGAAGGAGATCGAGAAGCACAACCTCGACGACATGGTGAAGTCGCAGGACTCCGCGGTCGACGCCGCCCTGAACTATCTCGGGAAGAAGCCCGGCTCGGTCGACGTGACCCTGCATCTCGCCGACGTGGGCGGCCCCAGCGCCGGTCTGTTCTTCGCCCTCGGCATCGTCGACAAGCTCGACGGCGACGGCTCCGGCGGCGATCTCACCGGCGGCCGCACCGTCGCGGGCACCGGCACGATCCAGGCGAACGGCGAGGTCGGCGCGGTCGGCGGGGTGTCGCTGAAGACCCAGGCCGCACGCCGCGACGGGGCGACCGTCTTCCTCGTGCCGAAGGCGGAGTGCAGGGAGGCGGGCGCCGAGCTCCCCAAGGGGCTGCGGCTGATCCCGGTCACGACCCTGAAGAACGCGGTGTCCTCGCTCCGGGCCCTGGAGCAGGGGCACAAGGTCCCGAGCTGCTGA
- a CDS encoding IclR family transcriptional regulator, with translation MTAETSQTLDRGLRVLKLLADTDHGLTVTELSNKLGVNRTVVYRLLATLEQHALVRRDLGGRARVGLGVLRLGRQVHPLVREAALPALRSLAEDIGATAHLTLVDGSDALAVAVVEPTWTDYHVAYRAGFRHPLDRGAAGRAILAARQKPVGETAFTLTHGELEAGASGAAAALVGVTGVEGSVGVVMLADSVPERVGPRVVDAAREVADALR, from the coding sequence GTGACCGCGGAAACCTCCCAGACGCTCGACCGGGGCCTGAGGGTCCTCAAACTGCTTGCCGACACCGACCACGGCCTGACCGTCACCGAGTTGTCCAACAAACTCGGTGTCAACCGCACCGTGGTCTACCGTCTGCTCGCCACACTGGAGCAACACGCCCTGGTGCGCCGCGACTTGGGCGGCCGGGCCAGAGTGGGCCTGGGTGTGCTGCGCCTGGGCCGCCAGGTGCATCCGCTCGTCCGGGAAGCCGCGCTGCCCGCGCTGCGGTCGCTCGCCGAGGACATCGGGGCCACCGCCCATCTCACGCTGGTCGACGGCAGCGACGCGCTGGCCGTCGCGGTCGTCGAGCCGACCTGGACGGACTACCACGTGGCCTACCGGGCGGGTTTCCGCCATCCGCTGGACCGGGGCGCCGCCGGCCGGGCGATCCTCGCCGCACGCCAGAAGCCGGTCGGCGAGACCGCCTTCACCCTCACCCACGGCGAGCTGGAGGCCGGGGCGAGCGGGGCCGCGGCGGCGCTGGTGGGGGTCACCGGGGTCGAGGGCAGCGTGGGCGTGGTGATGCTCGCGGACTCCGTGCCCGAGCGCGTCGGCCCCCGCGTGGTGGACGCCGCCCGCGAGGTCGCGGACGCGCTCCGGTAG